GGCTTGGCACAGATTGGCAATCAAGAAAGCAGTGGTATCTTAAACTCCCGAGCAGAAGGAGCAGAAATGAGACGAAACTTTGTagtaaaacactaaaacacCGTCTGGGGAATAACAAAACTTGAAAACACTGAGAAGCTCACGACACACTGATGAGAAACTGCACTGATGAAGACAAGGAAAAGAACAGACTACACACTCAAGCAAAGACAGGAATCTAAAAACCAAACGAGAGAATATCTTCTGTGggaattgttttaaaataaaaactctcaACAAAAAGAAATCCACAAAGAAACGAgtaaaaaagtctttaaaagtTCAACAGAACCCAGACAGGGGCAGAATGATGACAGGGTTCTGCTCACTGCTCTCAATAAGACACAATCATGCAGCCGTGCAAAACAGGAACCACGAGATTAAAGTTTGACACTATGGTTTTAGATGAACTGGGCCGTGTCTAACCTGGGCTGATGTGTGTGCTGGATGGATACCGCATCATGGAAACACTCTTTAGCCTTCATGTGGTCTCCAATCATCATGCAGAGACCCCCCCACTCAAATCTATGGGAGGGCTCATTGGGGTTTCTCACCACGAGCTGGGGgagaaaaaatacaatattcagCAGGcactcattaatatcattatCTGCGCTaatcacagctgcagcaggacatggccacacacacacacacacacacacacacacacacacacacacacgcacacacgcacgcacacacgcacacacgcacacacgcacacacacactgatacaaacaaacagaagccCTGCAGTTTGTATATTTCTGTACAATAGTGAGTAATTAGCTTCCAACGCTGCTCTGTTTAGCGTATATCTTGCTTTTCAactctatttatttttgatttaggAGCGGATGCATTAGGCCTGACGGGCATGATGTCGTACCTCGTGGCAGTAATGAGCAGCCTGATCATAATCCCCAGTCACTTGAGCTTCCTTTGCAAAATGTCTGAGCTGAGAAGAACTCAACTGGAATTCATCCGTGGAATCGTTATCACCGTCTTCTGAATAAATCTGGAGAGGAGAAAACGAGcatatatatgttatatgtgcgtgtttgtggtccaggtattactcaccAGGTCTATTAACACAGTCATATTATGGGGATTTCTCTTATTTATGAGGACAAAGAACAAGTACATTTTAAGGTGATGACAAGTGTTAAGGCCGGGGTTAGTTTTAGGTTAAGATTGGCTTTAGGCTAGTAGTCAGTATGGTTACGGTTAGAGAAAGTCTTCAGGAAATCCATATaggtcaatgtaatgtcctgaAGACacgactgagtgtgtgtgtgtgtgtgtgtgtgtgtgtgtgtgtgtgtgtgtgtgtgtgtgtgtgtgtgtgtgtgtgtgtgtgtgtgtgtgtgtgtatgtgttaccTTGTTGAGGGCGATGTGCATCTCATCCACCAGATAGACGTAGAGCTTACTAACGAAAGCCTTTAGATCCTGAGTGTCAGTGATTGGATCTGTCTTCCGCATTTTGTCACGTACAAGCCTCACCACTgcatgctacacacacacacacacacacacagacacacacacatatattgaAGACTGTCAGGGTTCCTGCTAGTTTCACCTGTGTGCTGTATGCAGTTGTTCTgaccttcatctcctccttgAAGGCGAAGTATCTCCCAGAGACATTGAGCGCTCCCATCAGCTGAACTGCCACTTGCTCCGGGCTGATGTCTTCTGACGGCTTGCATGTTGCTCCAAATAATTCCCGATACTGGTCTGAAACTTGGGTCACCACACTGCCTACCTGCCTGTGGAAGTCCCCCACAGCCTGCAGGAGCACACACCAGCGCAGAGAGTTTAAAGAATGTAAAGAAAGTTAGCATCGCTCCCCTGATGTGTGTGgtttatcttgtgtgtgtgggtgtttttggcacgtttgtgttactgtgtgtgtgttttacctctGCTGCTCTGCGAGGACCATCTAGAGGAAGAGCTCTGGGTGGGATCAATGCCTTCaccctgcaggaggaaacagagacacaTTCTCACCCACTAGTGTTTCACAGTCGGTAAGAAACCCACAGGGCCATGAAGAAATGTATGAACGTGTCACTATTAGAACTAAGAGTTCATGTTGGTGAACAGTTCATTGTCTGATAGCTTAAGTTTGATTTGCTCAGGGCCACAATCTAGAAACATCGTAATCAATAGAACGGGGTCAAGCTCAGCGACCACAGGATGCTGGATTTATGTAACACGTTACCTTCTGGACAGTTCCTCTGGAGAGGTAACGGGCACCAGTGGTTTCTCCAAGGAAATCTCAATGATCAGGTAGGTTCTGGATTCAGAATACGTCTGTCATTAAGAGGAGTGAGGTGTCAATATGATGAAGGCTTTCAGAAGTATCACATAACAGTAAGCAGGTAAAGTGAATATAAGTTCATAGTATTTATTCACAAGCGATGATTCAATCTGTAATGAACCgtgattaaaaacacagttttcagAAAATGACTCATCATTACTGAACAGTGTTTTGCTGCCGTTTAGTGGAAACTTACATTTTGGTCTGTGTTGACGTTCGGCTCCGTCTCGGTCGGGCTGTCGTTCTCGGCTGGAGCAGTCTTGCCCTGATTGGCAggttgctgacaaacaaacacaacttttactttaaactaACAGATTTCCCAAAAGTCGTACTTTGTGAAACTGAAAGAATGAAAATCTGATCTGTTTTTCATTGATGAATCCAGAAGAAATTGTTTTTGCTCGGGTTGGAAAATTTGGAgaatttgttttacagtttctaTCTTATATGATTTAAAATTTTCCGGGAATTCTGTTAATTAAACTGTCTTTTAACAGGTAACATTTTTCCCAGTGAGGACCTTTCTCACCTTTTTGGCTGGATCCTTTGAATCCTTGACTgccttctgtcctccatccatATTCTTCCCTGCCTTTCCCTTGTTCGAGCTTACAGCTGAGCTGGTGCGAGCTTTCATCTGTTTGGATGCAGCCTTCTCCAGTTCCTTTAACACACTGACATTCCTCTTGGCCTTTGAGCACAAGACAGATGACAAACTCTCTTTAGTTGAAGCTCAGTAACAGAAACACGGTGGAAGCAGTATTTGGGTTATTTTGTATATTCAGCAAAGTGCAGTATACATCCTTGTGTGAATTTGTATGACCTTTTTCAGCAACTCGGCCTCGGAGAAGGCACGGACACTGTACGCTCCTCGGATGCGTCTGATACCGGGATACAGCAGCTGCCCCATATCCACAAATGCCACACAGTGGGAGAGGATCTCTGACGTCTCCTCAGCCGACTACACAaggcaagaaaaaaacacacacaaggacaaattacacaaaatgttGCATTAACTTTCCTTGAACTTTAATGCGATTTTGCCTGAAACAATTGTGGATGTTGTCGTCCGTTACTCTGATCTGGTTCAGGCTCGAGAGCTAACGACACAGAGCCAATACACAATGGAGAAGAAACTATTgaataatactgtatatataatatttccaAACCTATACTTCAATAACAAAGCTCTCTCACCTGCTTGCTTCCTGCTTTTCCTTGAGGAGCCACCGACCTCATGATCTCCACTGGCCACAGTCTGCTCTCAGTGATCTTCTGTCGTAGCCTGAAGTTAGAAACAAACTTTGATAAACATCTTCTCAGGTCATTTTCCTGAGCCATTACTTTACCACTTTTCTTTACAGGGATCCAAGTTGTCGAATACAATCTACCAGAATCCTAAAATGTTCAGGCATAGTCTTAAGATCTAATGTCCTTTCCAGAATAATCTATTTGTAGACATGACCATCAGGCAGCATGGTGGAcagataggaggaggaggaggaggaggaggaggaggaggaggaggagaggtgagttGTGTGTTTCACTGACCTGGCAGCTCCTTTTGCATTCAGGAGGCAGCACATCTCTGTGTCCCAGCTCACCCTGCTATTCGTGGTCTCTGCCACGTTACGAAACTCCTGGTCCTGTAGGAACATTCGAACCTTGACAGTTATCGACAGTAACGTGGCAAACAGCTCAAATCAATCAATGAGACGTTGAAGCAGCAGACGGAGGCCAGATCCACAGCTACCTCTAATCCATTCAGCTCGCCGTTCTCCTGCTCGATGGGCTCTTCTTGGAGATAAACTCCAGGCATGAAGTGGTTTCCTTGGACCAGTAAGGCCTGGTTGGGCCTCTTCTTCTGTCTGCCGTTcacctccctctgcccccctgGCTTCAGCTGCCCATCACAAAACACCAGGGCCTGATCTTTCTGGAAGTTAGAGGAAGAGTATACCCACAGTGGTTAAATCATTAATCCTGGAAACATTCATGATTGAAGTGGgaacatcttgtttttttttcctgttacaTTTTGATTTACCATGACCGTTGTACAGCATCAGTACCTTAGATCACAAAGGGGTAGAATCTCgctagtttttgtttttatcttagaGGGCTACACTTCCTAACACTTTACAAGTTGTTCAGTAAAACAGTTCATTAAAACAACTCAAAGAAGCTAAATTACAAAAACAGTGCAGCATTCACCTTAGCCATTACTGGGACCTCCAGGGCAGCAGTGAATGTGAAGGGAGTTGGGGCGGCATTGGACAGCAGCGTCCAGGACTCAGGGATGGCGTAGGCTGTCTCTATGGTGACCTTCAGCAGGTTGGAGGTCGACAGTTCAACCTCAGACAGAAGTGGAGCCGACACACTGACACTCACGTCCAGGGTCGACTGCTGAAAGGGGTCAAATGATGACGCTGTTGGATTTGCTTATCAACAATTATGTTGTCTACAAATGTCATTAAAGATTGTAAACTGTGCCTGAGTTTTTCTACCTACAGTTACACAACCAactaattattgttttttaaacaattgtgttttttttgtggatcCTTATCCTGCACACCTggctgcttttttcttttcctgctcctcctctatTTGGCGCCTGTGATAGAGCACAAGCATTTCTGAATAATATGGAAGGGCTGCAGATAACAAGTGAAACTCCATGTAAACCTCCATAAATCCTCGTGCACCATTTTATGTCCAACATTGCtctattgttttgtatttgccTTAGTCCTGAAACGTTTTAGTACTGTTTAACGATGTGAAACACTTTGTGCCTGTGTTTTGAATTGTGCTGTATAAAAAACTTTAATTACAAAACTAGAATtatgttattaatatttctgCTATAAACTGTAGAACTTAGATAATAATACAGAAGATGTGACCTCTCTCCCTGTGCCTGACAATAACTGAGTGATATTATTAAATGAGTGAtacattatgattattatatattattgaattattatCAGTCCAACCTTGGACTCCTTGGTTGAGGGGCTGGTCACTGGATGCAATGGGACAGTGGCTGAGAAGCTGCACtcacctgaagaagaagaaagtcatGTACTCACAGGATTCTTCTTTCCTGGCCTCCACAGCTGCACCAGTTTGTGTTATCATAAAATGCAGACATATTGTGAACATGATTTCTAACATGAACATCTGTACCCTGCAGCAGCGGCATCAGGTCGACCACAGCCTGGCCCAGCACCACCATCTTTGCCTCAACTTTCTTCTCCTTGGGCTGGAACTCACTCACTGTCACTgacgacaaaaaaaacacagtttaatcCAGTGAAAATTGAAGACAGTACTGAGCATTAGGACTCCAGGCCTTCTTCTGTTTCATTCAACACTCAGCGAATTACTCCAAATGATATTACAAGGATCAGGGataattgttttagtttaaGCTGCAATTTACTTGACTCATGGCTACTGGACCTGCTGTGTCCAGACAGAATATCTGCAGACCAGTTAACAAACCTTTCATAAACATTTACTGCCATTTTTCGCAGGTAATCCAATTCTTATGAAATATATCAgctagaataaaaaataaaaaattagtTAGTGTCACAAAAATTAACAATAAGGCTAAATAATGGGACTTTCTTGTAATTGGCTTGTTAGGTCAGGTAGTTGTCAGTGAGCtatgaaagtgaaaatattaAGAAATTAACTCCATGTACATGAACTAGTTGTGTAGTTACACTTGTTTGAAATTTGGGTTCAAGTCTCAGGTAAGTAAACATATAATAACTAATATAACAGCAGGTTGTAGGTCAGTAATATGAAACTTAGTCTTTTCCTAAAATAACAATAGATCAGCATTTTAATCACTGGATGTATTTTTTCCATTATTGGAGAATGTGTGCAATCTGCTGTTGGTGTATCAGTTTGAAATAAACAGCTAAGCTAAGTGTGGTTATCAAGGAGACACTGTGGAGCAATTTGCATGAACAACAGAATGAAACATCACAAACTCAACTTACATATGATTGGCTTGTTGGCCATGTCACTGAGAGCCTGCACGTCACGGACACAGGGATAGTTGCAGGTGAGGTTGTAGTCGACACGCTGCTCCTCAGGGTCGTACTGCTTGTTCTCTGACTCTCCCAGCAGAACGTTGTCCACTTCAACCTGCAGAAAGCTCTGGAAGCTGTCCGCCTTTTTCCCTTGctgaaaaacaagaggagagacagaataaataacatGAGGTGTGGACAGTCATCCAACGCACTCACAGCCTCAGCTGATCGAACAGCGTTTTCAACGTGTCCCTGATCGAGTCATTCAAGCTACATCTTGCAAATTTGAACATCAATCAAAAGCATTCTGACATAGGGTGATAAAATAAATGAGTCCCATCAACTACAGCACAGGGTGTAAGGATCATTCACTCTGGGCCAATTTATGCAATCAAACAAGACTTCGAGCCTCATGAACTTTTAATCTCTGTCTTTGttataaagaaacaaataaagataATGAGGAACTAGTTTCCATAAATGCTCTGGAGGGGATCAAATATTTTCAGATCATTATAAACTGTAAGAGCAGATTTGGTGTGTTTCCCTTAAATCACCCTTAAAATCATGAGATCTCTGTATGTGATAGAAAATCAACTTACACCCcttaaagtcacattttttaCATATGAAACGCTGAAGATGAATAATACAGAAGTTTTATTATCATACATTTcgctttttcttttaattgatCTATTTATATAGCGAGTTCAAGGTGAATATACACATTTCCAAACCTCTGTTGCTTTGGTAACTTCATTTAAAGTGGGTGGAGTTAGTAGTTAGCATGTGAAGCTAACCTGTCACTTATCCTACTAGAACTAAAGTTAAACTCAGACTCACCAGGTTTTTTCCACAGGTTGTAGTGATTTTAATAAAGACTGCTTCTGAGGCATCTTTGGGGGTCTCCATTGTGAACACTGACGACAGAATAACATTCagcagttagctgttagcagttAGCCTCTTCCTTCAGATCAGCAGATTCacgtttccatggcaacagtaCACATGCTGGTGCGTTCAAGTACAATCTGAAATATCCTGACTGACAGACCAGCAGGTGTAGATaggagatagatagatagatagatagatagatagatagatagatagatagatagatagatagacagacagatagatagatagatagatagatagatacatacatacatacatacatacatacatacatacatacatataggTAGATAGATATAAAGACAGATAGATAGCGCAGCACTCTGCGGGCCCGACTACTTGAGAACTCGGATAAACGTGTCACTTCCTGAGTTCGTCACGCGGCGATGGACCACGCCCACAAATCAtgcattacggtccacgccaTCAAGTGTAACACCACACAATGAAAATTGTGTgtaaatttaattaaagttgtaaaacgaggcttaccttcttttggcagtaggtggtgctatcactatCAGTACTTACAGACTAATaaatctgttcaggtcaaaaacactattgtttctcttcagatcgtataaatcttTCAGCTTTGCTACAGTCTAAAACATCAAAGTAATCGATGACCACTGAAACTGTGACATTATGAATTCTTTGATTAATGAATCCTTTGAAGTATTCTTTTATATAAAGCCAGGGTGGAGTTAAATAGTAAGTCACAAACAAGCGTTATCTTTtcagcttaaagggatagttcacccagaaatgaagattccctcattatctactcacccctatgccgatggagggtgggagaagtgtttcagtccaaaaaacactttgggtgtttcaggggtaaacagtgtagcagccgaatccaatacaattgaagacatTAGTAAACTATCTTCacacgtaataaaacaacagaaaaaacataacatgcctccatactgctcgtgtgctTTCATcaaagtgtccgcaagccccgacattcatattcgacttgaaacaaTGTAATTTCCAACGTGTTTTAaacctaaaagtccaccagaagcGGCTAAGCTAGCTGacggtgtaaatgatgctgtttcgagtcgaatttgaatgtcggggctccCGGACATTCGTCTGACACCAGAGAAGCAGTatgaggcatgttatgtttttttactattgtttttttttaagtctgaaGATAGTTCACtaatttcttcaattgtattgtatttcgctgctacactgtttacccgAGACTCCTAAcctgttttgtggactcaaacacttcacctaccacctccatcagcatagtggcgagtagataatgagtgaattttcattgaactatccctttaaccctttgatacacaacatgggtcaaaagtgacccggctcagttttttttatttttgtgcaatATTTTATTGAGTGGTTGGTGCTCTTCACACTGATTTGAAATTCATTCAGTTTGGACTTATGTGCTGCTTAAAAgcacaaactctgattatagcctttactgtaaCGAGGTGGCCCCACCTGGCCCCCCTTagcagcgccactgcactgaggtgcATAACTCCACAAATCAACAAGTGACtttgctcctctgatgttttcttatCACTCACTTTATAAAAACACGTGTAATATTTGTTGCACATGTGTACCtatagttattgcacatgtgcacatataCCTATTGCAAATGTGTACATATAGTTATTGCATATTTGTACATGtagttttcactgtgtgtgtatcagttgcaataaatattgttaaaattGTACTCGGATAAAATCCACTTTGTATTATTGAGCTCAACTGTGTAGTAGAATGTGTAATAATGTCTAACGTGTACGATATGTGATGTAAACTGTCCTCCCCGGCACAGGGGGCGCTCAACCCCCGGGTCACCGCTCCTCTGGCACCGCTAGCTTGTGATGCTCCGTGCTCGCACCAACAGCTAACTACTTCCGGGAGTGTTATTATCAATGATTTTGTCACTCGTGTGAGATCAAAACACTTCTCCGGTGTTCGTCTTGTGTTGTTTGGGAAAATGTCGTACAACTACGTGGTAACAGCGCAGAAACCCACGGCGGTGAACGCCTGCATCACCGGTAAATACCCGCCGAGCGTTGAGTGTTTTTCCCGCAGCCCTGTTCGCCACCTGTGTGTTAGCCGCCGAGCTCCCGCGCTACGCGTCCCCTGCTCCGGACAGGCCCGTAGCCGCAGCTAGCCTTTGTTTTGCTAACTCAAATGTTTGCTTGAGACGTTAGCCGCGGGTTTACCGTGCGCGGGCCGCGACACCGACGCGTCCCggtcgtgtgtttgtgttcccgAGGCCGAGCAGCCGTTGTCCCGGGTTCGGTGTGTAGCTGGTGTCGGGTTGAACTGGTTGTCCCACCACAGATCAAAGGAGCGTTTCCCATAATCATTATTATCCAATAACACGTTATTTACATTAAACTGTGACACGTGCACGTGTTGGAACAATAATAAGCAAGCTAAGTGTCCTTTGATGTAACGGGCCAGGAAATAGAGGAAATGTAAAAGCAGGTGTTGACACCGTTAATAAACCAAAAGCACACGAGTTACATGTTCGTTCCCGTTGCATTCACTTCCATGTGCACGTGTAACTACACATTTCAACACTAGTGTCACACCTGAACACACGtctgaggtacttgtacttaaCCTGAGTATTTCTATATCATAGACACTGTGTACATCTGCTATTGTACTGTTTACAATACATGTATTTCACATCTTTAGCTACCGCTTAATCTATAGGTTGAGATTTGCATACAATACAGGAAGAGCTTATGAGAAAACATGGGTTAGTGTAGATTGAGGTACTCATCAGGATATATGAGTACAATATGGAATTTGCATTGCACAAACAGTATGAATTAACCTTTAGCATCTGTATAAACCTTAATTTGTCCTTGATATTGTGATAATATTATGATAAGATGACCTCTGTCTGTTCCCATATCTGTGAAAAGGCTTCTCTGGCTTCTCTCCACT
This genomic stretch from Hippoglossus hippoglossus isolate fHipHip1 chromosome 3, fHipHip1.pri, whole genome shotgun sequence harbors:
- the cfap70 gene encoding cilia- and flagella-associated protein 70, with translation METPKDASEAVFIKITTTCGKNLQGKKADSFQSFLQVEVDNVLLGESENKQYDPEEQRVDYNLTCNYPCVRDVQALSDMANKPIILTVSEFQPKEKKVEAKMVVLGQAVVDLMPLLQGECSFSATVPLHPVTSPSTKESKQSTLDVSVSVSAPLLSEVELSTSNLLKVTIETAYAIPESWTLLSNAAPTPFTFTAALEVPVMAKKDQALVFCDGQLKPGGQREVNGRQKKRPNQALLVQGNHFMPGVYLQEEPIEQENGELNGLEDQEFRNVAETTNSRVSWDTEMCCLLNAKGAARLRQKITESRLWPVEIMRSVAPQGKAGSKQSAEETSEILSHCVAFVDMGQLLYPGIRRIRGAYSVRAFSEAELLKKAKRNVSVLKELEKAASKQMKARTSSAVSSNKGKAGKNMDGGQKAVKDSKDPAKKQPANQGKTAPAENDSPTETEPNVNTDQNTYSESRTYLIIEISLEKPLVPVTSPEELSRRVKALIPPRALPLDGPRRAAEAVGDFHRQVGSVVTQVSDQYRELFGATCKPSEDISPEQVAVQLMGALNVSGRYFAFKEEMKHAVVRLVRDKMRKTDPITDTQDLKAFVSKLYVYLVDEMHIALNKIYSEDGDNDSTDEFQLSSSQLRHFAKEAQVTGDYDQAAHYCHELVVRNPNEPSHRFEWGGLCMMIGDHMKAKECFHDAVSIQHTHQPSLMMCGVLSAKSERYIDARTFLELATDKGPPSVVAWTLLGFLHEWQNEPILAQRAFLEAKKQLIAVMAKKQPQAGELKKKRRGLKTKQVGEVDTATPVCQSPDVNQDPEFVNQNSERHKESSAKSVSNSSAPERPTTIYIEAVKFLLQNNALQMAGHALSQELLCSDGGQSVSYLFHLAQLQLLKAEYRSAAATLKKALFQRDQDADIWALNGHCHFLRGAFSGAQESYERSLHLPQQPSDSHPVLLRSGSIYLRNKMFEKAKGVYLRACEQSPSCLTWLGLGTAFYRLDNLSIAEEALTEANHLNNQNAEVWAYLSLICLRTGRQEEAEQFYKFAVRFKLQKKSLLTEFNELKNQLRLSRLVLQS